The Flaviramulus sp. BrNp1-15 genome has a window encoding:
- a CDS encoding DUF4212 domain-containing protein has protein sequence MSEKQKHATAYWKENLKYLLILLSIWFAVSYGAGIIFKDALNAIKIGGFPLGFWFAQQGSIYVFVILIFVYVRLMNKLDKKYGFDD, from the coding sequence ATGAGTGAAAAACAAAAACATGCAACAGCATATTGGAAGGAAAATCTAAAATACCTTCTAATTTTATTAAGTATATGGTTTGCAGTTTCATATGGAGCTGGAATTATATTCAAAGACGCATTAAACGCAATTAAAATTGGTGGGTTTCCACTAGGATTTTGGTTTGCACAGCAAGGTTCAATCTATGTATTTGTAATATTGATTTTTGTCTATGTTCGCTTGATGAACAAATTGGATAAAAAATATGGATTTGACGATTAA